Genomic segment of Buchnera aphidicola (Melanaphis sacchari):
CCTGCTAAAACCTGAGCAATTTGCATAACTTGTTCTTGATATAAAATAATTCCATACGTTGATTCTAATATTGGTTTTAAAGAAATATGTTGCCATGTACGATCAGGATATGAAATTTCTTCATATCCATGTTTTCGATTAATGAAATTATCTACCATACCTGATTGTAAAGGTCCCGGTCTAAAAAGCGCTAAAAGTGCAATGATATCCTCAAAACAATCTGGCTGAAGTCTCTTTATTAGATCTTGCATGCCATACGATTCTAATTGAAAAATAGATATAGTTTCGCATTTTTGTAATAAACTAAAACATTTTTTATCATTTAAAGATATCGAGTTGATATCAATTTTTTTCTTATTTAATAATGCAATATTTTTATTAATCATGTCCATTGCACAATTAATAGTAGTTAATGTACGTAAGCCAAGAAAATCAAATTTTAACAATCCAACATATTCAACGTCATTCTTATCAAACTGAGTAACAGGATAATGACCTTTTTCATCGTAATACAATGGACAAAAATCAATAATTTTAGTCGGGGCAATAACTACACCACCTGCATGTTTTCCAACGTTGCGATTAACTCCTTCTAATTTTTTAGATATATCAATAAGATTTCTTACATCTTCATCTTGTTTATATAAATTATATAATTCTGACTCTTTTAAAAATGCTTGATCTAAAGTAATTCCAGGATCTAAAGGAACTAACTTAGATAATCTATTCAGAAATCCATAAGGATAACCTAATACTCTTCCAACATCTCTAATAACAGCTTTAGCAGTCATTGTTCCAAATGTAATTATTTGAGCGACTGCCTCAATACCATAAGTATTTTTTACATGCTCTATTACCTGATCACGTTTTTCCATACAAAAATCAATATCAAAATCAGGTAATGAAATTCGTTCAGGATTTAAAAATCTTTCAAATAATAAATCAAAGAATAAGGGATCAACTTCAGTTATTTTAAGCGCGTAAGCAACTAATGAACCAGCCCCAGAACCCCGTCCAGGGCCTACTGGTATATTATTATTTTTTGCCCATGCTATAAATTCCATTACAATTAAAAAATAACTGGGAAAACCCATTTTATTAATAATATTTAATTCAAAATTCAAACGATTTTTATATTTTTGAAAATTTTTTTCTTTTATATTTTTATAATTTTCTTTTAAACGTTGTTTCAATCCTTGTTTAGCTTTATTTATTAAATAATCTTCAACTCTTTTTTTTCCTGTAGGAAATGTCGGTAAAAAATATTTACCAGATTTTATAAAAACATTGCAACGTTTTGAAATTTCTACACTATTGATTAATGCTTCTGGAATATCACAAAAAAGATCGTGCATTTCTTGAGAATTTTTTAAAAATTGATGTTCGCTGTAATTTTGTTGAATTTTTGAATTTTTTAATGTCTCTCCCTCATTAATAGAAATTCTAATTTTATGAATTTTAAAATCTTCTTTATTTAAAAAACATACATCATTAGTAGCAACAACTGGGATTTTTTCAGAGAAAGATAAATCTATTGCGAGATGAAGATATTTTTCTTCATTTTCTCTTCCTGTGCGAATTAATTCTAAATAATATGATTCAGGATAATATTTTTTATAAAAATACAAACCTTGAGATAATAATGATAAATTATTGCGTAATAAAATTTTTCCAATTTCACCTCGACAACCTCCAGAAAGTAAAATTAATCCAGAGTTGAATTCTGATAACCATTTTTTTTTTATTGTTACCTGTTTATTATAAATACATCCCTTTTGATAAGCACGCGAAATTAATAATATTAAATTTTTATATCCCTTTTGGGTAGCTGCTAATATAGTCAACTCTGTTAATTCATTATTTATTAATTCAGAAAAAAATTTTACCGTCGTTCCAATAATAGGTTTTAATCCTAATTTATGAGAAGTATTATAAAATTTCACAACGCCATATAAATTATTAAAATCTGTTATAGCCAAAGAAGGCATTTCGAAATTAATTGCTGCTTTTATTAATTCTTCAGGTTTAGATAATCCATCAATAATTGAATAATCACTATGTACATGTAGATGTACAAATTCTAATTTATTCATTTATTTTTTCCAAGTAATATAAAATTTATTTTAAATATTTTTTTTACAAAATACTATAACAGATTCACAAACATTTTTATTATTTACTACAGCAAAAACTTTAAATTTTATTAAATTTTTTCTAGATTCTAAAACATTAACTTCAATAAAAATTTGATCACCAGGAAATACATTGCTTTTAAATTTAGCCTTTTCAATTCCAACAAAATAATACAATTTATTAATATTTAAAGAACCTGTACTTTGATATATCAAAATTCCTGCAGCTTGAGCCATAGATTCAATAATTAAAACCCCTGGAAAAACTGGGTCATTAATAAAATGACCTTGAAAAAAATATTCATTTATAGTAGAGTTTTTTAAAGCTTTTAAATATTTAAATGTTTGAAAATCTAAAATGCGATCAATTAATAAAAAAGGATAACGATGAGGCAAAATTTTAAAAATTTTTTTAATATTTAAATATTTTAAATCTGATTTCAAAATGTTTATTCCATAAAATAAAACAATTTCAAAGTATAAATTTTTAATATTTTATTATTAGAAAATTTACTGTTTACATGTAACTTAAAAATTATACTTACTAAGTAAATCAATATTTATTTTACCAACTTCTTCCAATATTAAACTGAAATTTTTCAAATTGATTACTACTGTCTTTATAAATAGGATGAGAATACGAAAAAACTAATGGACCAATAGGAGAAAACCACTGCAAAGAAACACCAATAGATCCATAAATATTCTTTAAAATATTCAAATTAGAAAATTGTAAAAAATTAAAATTTTTTATTTTAGACCAATTAATATCCCAAACATTACCAGAATCTAAAAAAAATGATGATCTAAAAAATTTACTATATTCTTTATTGATAAAAGGAATAGGCACAATTAATTCTATATTAGAAATAAACATAGAATTACCACCAATTGATTCCGTTGATTCACATAAATTACTATTTTTTTGTTCAATACATCTTTGTAAATCGATGTTAGAATAATTTTTTTTGGGACCAAGAGTATTTGTTTTAAAACCACGAATATTATTTAAAGAATCAGTATGAAAATTTTCATAAAATGGTAATTTTTCTTCTCTAAAGCCATTTCCTATACCTGCGTGAAAATGACTAAAAAATATAATGCTTTTTTCTTTATTTAATGGAATATATTGTTCAGTATCAAATAAAATTTTATAAAAGTTATTATCAGAACCAGGAATGGTATTCTTGCCACTAATATATGTTTGATTTCCAGAAATTGGAAAGTTAAAATACTTTAAGGTATTATACATCCATGAATAATTTATAGTAAAATCATCTACAGTACTATTTTTTAAAAAATTATCAGCTGATAAATTATTTATATTTAAATTAATTATTTCTTCTTTTTTAAATTTTTTTTCTATGTTTTTATTTATCAAACTATTATGAGTATACCCAAATCCAATAGCGACTCTATTAAAATTGTTTAATAAAAAACCTAAATTATTTTCAAATCCGAAATTACTCTTAAAAAGAGTCGAAATCATATTTAAATTATATTTAAAATCATTAAAAAATACTCTTGCATTTAAATTAATATTATTATCCATAAAATATGGATGTACTAATGATATTTCGGCATATTTTTGATTACTATTTTTAATGATACTAGCTTTTAGCGAATCTCCAGAACCCCATAAATTATCTTGAGAAATAGACGCGTTTAAACTTAATCCGCTATCTTTTCCATGACCTATTCCAAAATTTATAGAACCAGCAGGTTTTTCTTTAACTCTATAAATTAAATCAACAGCATTATCCTTGTCTAATAAAATGTTTTTTTCTACTGTAATATCACTAAGATATTTTATATTTTCTAAAGCCTCTTTGCTTAATTCTACTAATTTGGAGTTAAACCAAGTTCCTTCTATTTGTCTTAGTTCACGACGTAAAACAAAATCTTTAGTTATATTATTACCTTTAAAATATATTTTATTTACAAAAAAACGTTTTTTAAGATTTATATCAAAATTTAAGGCAATTTCTTTTCTATCAAAATCTATCTCGGGATGAACGTTGATATATCCATTAATATATCCTTTTTCTAATAAAAATTTTTGAATATTTTCTTTAATTGCAAGAATTTTTTCTTTGTTATAAACGTCATTATAATGAATATCAACAATATCTTTAATATCCTTGTAATATTGAAATAAATTACCATTTATAAATATATCAGAGATTTTATATTTATCTCCTTCAAAAATATTGATTAAAATATTTACTTTATTTTTCGAGAAATTTAATATTTTTTTACTTATATCACAGAAGTAATATCCATGATTTAAATAGAAATTATTTAAATTATTTAAATCTTGTTCAAATTGATTTTCATAGTAAACATGTTTTTCTAACATATTCCAAAAAGAACTTTTCTGTGTGAATTTGAATAATGAAATTAATTTTTCTCTAGAAAATTTTTTATTTCCTGTTATTTTAATCTTATTAATAAATGACAAATCATTTTCATGGACAAGTATTTTTAAATGAACAGTATTATTTGGTAAAAAAGTTGTAAATATTTTTATATGAGTTTTATATCTTCCAAGAAGACGGTAAAAATTTTTTATATTCTTTATAAAAATATTTTTTTTAAAATAACTAAAAGACAAACCACTTTTAATGCCTAACTGTGAAAGATACTTTTTAAAAACATCATCTTTAATAATATTATTCCCTATAATAGTAACTTTAGAGATAATTGGTTTTTCTTTAATCTTAAAAATAATAGTTTTATTAGAATAAAAAATTCTAATATCTTCAAATCTTCCCATTTTGAATAATAATTTAATATTATCCGTAATATCATCTTTAGATATTTGACAACCAATCTTAAAAGAAATATTTTTTAATATTTCATCACGTGAAATATTTTTTAATCCTTCCAATTGAATATTTTCTACAATCCATTTATTTTTAGCAAAAGCGCTGATACTAAAAAGCATTAAAAAAATTATAAAACATTTTTTGATCAACATTTTATTACAATTATTCCTACAATCTGTTACAATGTATTTTATTATTATATTGTATAAATCTAATAACACACTTAAAAATTTATAAAATAAATTATAAAATACAAAATTAATTAATTCTAAAACGCTACAATGATTAAAAAAATAATTCTTAAAAAATATTATTATTTATCTAATTTTTCCAAATCGACGTTTGCGCGAAATAAAGAAATTAATAGCTTCTTCAAAATCCAAAACACTAAAATCTGGCCATAAAATATCTGTAAAATATAATTCAGAATAAGCGATTTCCCAAAGTAAAAAATTACTTATTCTCTTTTCGCCTCCGGTTCTAATTACTAAATCGACTGGTAATAAATTAGCAGTAGATAAATATTGAGAAAATTTTTTTTCTTTGATTTGTGAAACTTTTAAATCACCTTTTTCTATTGCAAGAATTATTTTTTTTATTCCTTCCAGGATATCCCATCTGCCCCCATAATTTGCTGCAATATTTAATATTAAACCTGTATTATTAGAAGTTATTTTTTCAGATTGATAGATATAATTTTTTAGATTTTTACTGAAAGAATCTACGTTACCAATAATTTTTAATTGAATATTATACTTATTAATATTTTTAATTTCTTTTTTAAGAGCAAATAAAAATAAATTCATTAATTCTATGACTTCTAATCTTGGACGTTTCCAATTTTCAGTGCTAAAAGCATATAAAGTTAAAATTTTTATTTTTTTTTCAATAGAAAACTTTATTATCTTTTTTACTGTTTTAAATCCTTCTTTATGGCCTAAAGTACGTATTTTGCCTCTTTTTTGAGCCCATCTACCATTTCCATCCATAATAATTGCTATATGATGCAAGTTTATTTTTTTAATATTCATTTTATATATTTATATTGAAATAAAGTAACTTATATAAATTATTTTATATAAAACATGTTCATATCTTTAGATAAGAAGTCAGTTTGAAATCATTAAAGAAGCAATTTTTTTATTGGCTATTATTCTTGTTCTTTTATCAATTTCTAAAACATCTTCAACTGAAGTGGGCTCTAAAAAAGAAGAAGAAATTAAAGTATCACTATTTATTTTAAAAATATCATTAAAACTAATTTTTAATTTTAAAAAAGCAGAAACAGCTACTTCATTAGCAGCATTTAAAACAGTCATTGCTGCCTGTCCTTCAGAAAAAGCATCAATAGCTAATTTTAAACACGGAAATTCAATAAAGCTTGGTTCAGA
This window contains:
- the bamA gene encoding outer membrane protein assembly factor BamA, translated to MLIKKCFIIFLMLFSISAFAKNKWIVENIQLEGLKNISRDEILKNISFKIGCQISKDDITDNIKLLFKMGRFEDIRIFYSNKTIIFKIKEKPIISKVTIIGNNIIKDDVFKKYLSQLGIKSGLSFSYFKKNIFIKNIKNFYRLLGRYKTHIKIFTTFLPNNTVHLKILVHENDLSFINKIKITGNKKFSREKLISLFKFTQKSSFWNMLEKHVYYENQFEQDLNNLNNFYLNHGYYFCDISKKILNFSKNKVNILINIFEGDKYKISDIFINGNLFQYYKDIKDIVDIHYNDVYNKEKILAIKENIQKFLLEKGYINGYINVHPEIDFDRKEIALNFDINLKKRFFVNKIYFKGNNITKDFVLRRELRQIEGTWFNSKLVELSKEALENIKYLSDITVEKNILLDKDNAVDLIYRVKEKPAGSINFGIGHGKDSGLSLNASISQDNLWGSGDSLKASIIKNSNQKYAEISLVHPYFMDNNINLNARVFFNDFKYNLNMISTLFKSNFGFENNLGFLLNNFNRVAIGFGYTHNSLINKNIEKKFKKEEIINLNINNLSADNFLKNSTVDDFTINYSWMYNTLKYFNFPISGNQTYISGKNTIPGSDNNFYKILFDTEQYIPLNKEKSIIFFSHFHAGIGNGFREEKLPFYENFHTDSLNNIRGFKTNTLGPKKNYSNIDLQRCIEQKNSNLCESTESIGGNSMFISNIELIVPIPFINKEYSKFFRSSFFLDSGNVWDINWSKIKNFNFLQFSNLNILKNIYGSIGVSLQWFSPIGPLVFSYSHPIYKDSSNQFEKFQFNIGRSW
- the fabZ gene encoding 3-hydroxyacyl-ACP dehydratase FabZ, yielding MKSDLKYLNIKKIFKILPHRYPFLLIDRILDFQTFKYLKALKNSTINEYFFQGHFINDPVFPGVLIIESMAQAAGILIYQSTGSLNINKLYYFVGIEKAKFKSNVFPGDQIFIEVNVLESRKNLIKFKVFAVVNNKNVCESVIVFCKKNI
- the dnaE gene encoding DNA polymerase III subunit alpha, which translates into the protein MNKLEFVHLHVHSDYSIIDGLSKPEELIKAAINFEMPSLAITDFNNLYGVVKFYNTSHKLGLKPIIGTTVKFFSELINNELTELTILAATQKGYKNLILLISRAYQKGCIYNKQVTIKKKWLSEFNSGLILLSGGCRGEIGKILLRNNLSLLSQGLYFYKKYYPESYYLELIRTGRENEEKYLHLAIDLSFSEKIPVVATNDVCFLNKEDFKIHKIRISINEGETLKNSKIQQNYSEHQFLKNSQEMHDLFCDIPEALINSVEISKRCNVFIKSGKYFLPTFPTGKKRVEDYLINKAKQGLKQRLKENYKNIKEKNFQKYKNRLNFELNIINKMGFPSYFLIVMEFIAWAKNNNIPVGPGRGSGAGSLVAYALKITEVDPLFFDLLFERFLNPERISLPDFDIDFCMEKRDQVIEHVKNTYGIEAVAQIITFGTMTAKAVIRDVGRVLGYPYGFLNRLSKLVPLDPGITLDQAFLKESELYNLYKQDEDVRNLIDISKKLEGVNRNVGKHAGGVVIAPTKIIDFCPLYYDEKGHYPVTQFDKNDVEYVGLLKFDFLGLRTLTTINCAMDMINKNIALLNKKKIDINSISLNDKKCFSLLQKCETISIFQLESYGMQDLIKRLQPDCFEDIIALLALFRPGPLQSGMVDNFINRKHGYEEISYPDRTWQHISLKPILESTYGIILYQEQVMQIAQVLAGFSLGKADLLRRAISKKNLKDMSEQRIIFINGAKKNKINLNLAEKIFDLLEKFAGYGFNKSHSVAYALISYHTLWLKTYYPSEFMASTMTSEIDNTEKIVILVREVFRMKIKILPPNINLSKYEFCVDNKKNIIYGLGAIKGIGENSVRDIVSEREKNGCFSDLFDLCMRVDSNKITRRILEKLIMSGSFDCIDSNRGYLLSLIDDAIKASKEHNRIQMLQQQSLFGEFKDELKVLNKNNTLSNNISFLDKNRLNDEYQVLGFYLTGHPINNYLSELNYYKKYFSSLQIKYFKENAKKIFFGIVVSLKIKKTKKNDRVAIIILDNPFNRLEVIIFEKQLNIFESVIKINKILIIKGALKTDFSNKHNRLIAHDIISLSLARKKYLKKLSIILRKQEINKFFIKKLIQFFTNQHKGETLVQVFLDTNDVSIYSKFTEKYYIKVNNNFFFNFRDFISLEEIKFQINFN
- the uppS gene encoding polyprenyl diphosphate synthase — protein: MNIKKINLHHIAIIMDGNGRWAQKRGKIRTLGHKEGFKTVKKIIKFSIEKKIKILTLYAFSTENWKRPRLEVIELMNLFLFALKKEIKNINKYNIQLKIIGNVDSFSKNLKNYIYQSEKITSNNTGLILNIAANYGGRWDILEGIKKIILAIEKGDLKVSQIKEKKFSQYLSTANLLPVDLVIRTGGEKRISNFLLWEIAYSELYFTDILWPDFSVLDFEEAINFFISRKRRFGKIR